In Sedimentibacter sp. MB31-C6, one genomic interval encodes:
- a CDS encoding thioredoxin domain-containing protein produces MTNNNAVPNRMIYEKSPYLLQHAYNPVDWFPWGEEAFSKAEKEDKPIFLSIGYSTCHWCHVMAHESFEDDEIAEELNNNFISIKVDREERPDVDAVYMNVAQRMTGAGGWPLTIIMTPKQKPFFAATYIPKIARYNMKGLLEILDIVATKWKNNSDELINSGNQITELIKSQEEKEYRELMPTKELIFDAKSIFVQNFDEEYGSFGSSPKFPQPSNLMFLLRYYKMENDDEALYMVEKTLESMYRGGIFDHIGYGFSRYSTDDKWLVPHFEKMLYDNAQLVIVLTEAFQITKNDLYKDIVVKTLDYILREMTDDNGGFYSAQDADSEGEEGKYYVFTLTEIIDVLGEVDGKYFINYYNITKEGNFEGKNILNLLNNEDYYKKDDRIESLNIKLYDYRLKRIKLHKDDKILTSWNGMMIAAFALAYKTFGDLKYLKAAEKAVNFIDENLIDENNKISVRFREGSVIGNGTLDDYAFYVWSLIEMYNATYNFKFLSRAIKLNNKMIDLFWDSKNGGFYMTSNEGESLIYNPKEVYDGALPSGNSVASNNLIRLAKITGNIGLEEVSNKQITFLTDMISEYPAGYTFALISLMYELYPTKEIVCILNNNEGLEDINNILKTNFIINTTVLVVNYDDLKEVGNTIEFIKDYKLKNNKTTFYICENKECSLPITDINEVVKILDSD; encoded by the coding sequence ATGACTAACAATAATGCAGTACCTAATAGAATGATATATGAAAAATCGCCTTATCTATTACAACATGCTTACAATCCAGTTGATTGGTTCCCATGGGGAGAGGAAGCTTTTTCAAAGGCTGAAAAGGAAGACAAACCAATCTTCCTCAGCATCGGATATAGTACTTGTCATTGGTGTCATGTTATGGCACATGAATCGTTTGAAGATGATGAAATTGCTGAGGAATTAAATAATAACTTTATTTCAATAAAGGTTGATAGGGAAGAGCGTCCGGATGTTGATGCAGTTTATATGAATGTAGCCCAAAGAATGACTGGTGCTGGAGGATGGCCTTTAACCATAATTATGACTCCAAAGCAAAAACCTTTTTTTGCAGCTACATATATACCTAAAATAGCACGATATAACATGAAGGGTTTGTTAGAAATATTAGATATTGTAGCAACAAAATGGAAGAATAATAGCGATGAACTAATTAATTCAGGTAATCAAATTACTGAATTAATAAAAAGTCAGGAAGAAAAGGAATATAGGGAATTAATGCCGACTAAGGAATTGATATTTGATGCAAAAAGTATTTTTGTACAAAATTTTGACGAAGAATATGGAAGCTTTGGAAGTAGTCCTAAATTTCCTCAACCAAGTAATTTAATGTTTTTGTTGAGATATTACAAAATGGAAAATGATGATGAAGCTCTTTATATGGTAGAAAAAACATTAGAAAGCATGTATAGAGGAGGAATATTTGATCATATAGGATATGGATTTTCTCGTTATTCTACTGATGATAAATGGTTAGTACCACATTTTGAAAAAATGTTATATGATAATGCTCAATTAGTTATTGTATTAACTGAAGCTTTTCAAATTACTAAGAATGATTTATATAAAGATATAGTTGTTAAAACATTAGATTATATATTAAGAGAAATGACAGATGATAACGGTGGTTTTTATTCAGCTCAAGATGCAGATAGTGAAGGAGAAGAAGGAAAGTATTATGTTTTTACTTTAACTGAAATAATTGATGTTTTAGGCGAAGTAGATGGAAAATATTTTATTAATTATTACAATATTACTAAAGAAGGAAACTTTGAAGGAAAAAATATTTTAAATTTACTTAATAACGAAGATTATTATAAAAAAGATGATAGAATTGAAAGCTTAAATATAAAATTATATGATTATAGGTTGAAACGAATAAAACTTCATAAGGATGATAAAATATTAACTTCATGGAATGGTATGATGATAGCTGCCTTTGCATTAGCTTATAAAACTTTTGGAGATTTAAAATATTTAAAGGCGGCTGAAAAGGCGGTTAATTTTATTGATGAAAATTTAATTGATGAAAACAATAAAATAAGTGTAAGATTTCGAGAGGGTTCTGTTATTGGAAATGGAACACTTGATGATTATGCTTTTTATGTATGGTCATTAATAGAAATGTATAATGCTACTTATAATTTTAAATTTTTAAGTAGGGCTATAAAGTTAAATAATAAAATGATAGATTTGTTTTGGGATAGTAAAAATGGTGGATTTTATATGACAAGTAATGAAGGCGAAAGTTTAATATATAATCCTAAAGAAGTTTATGATGGTGCATTACCATCGGGTAATTCTGTAGCTTCTAATAATTTAATAAGACTTGCTAAAATTACTGGAAATATAGGTCTTGAAGAAGTATCTAATAAGCAGATTACCTTTTTAACTGATATGATTTCTGAATATCCTGCTGGATATACATTTGCTTTGATTTCATTAATGTATGAATTATATCCTACTAAAGAGATAGTTTGTATATTGAATAATAACGAAGGATTAGAAGATATAAATAATATTTTAAAAACAAATTTCATAATTAATACTACAGTATTAGTAGTTAATTATGATGATTTGAAAGAAGTTGGAAATACAATTGAATTCATTAAGGATTATAAATTGAAAAATAATAAAACAACTTTCTATATTTGTGAGAACAAAGAATGTTCATTACCAATTACAGATATCAATGAGGTAGTAAAGATTTTGGATAGTGACTGA
- the ychF gene encoding redox-regulated ATPase YchF, with protein sequence MKLGIVGLPNVGKSTLFNAITSAGAESANYPFCTIEPNVGMVSVPDNRLDFLTKMSNSGKTVPAVIEFFDIAGLVKGASKGEGLGNKFLSHIREVEAVVHVVRCFEDENVIHVESTVDPKRDIEIIELELILADLEVMSKRLERLNKLVKNDKSLKPELELVQKLVDALEMEKSARYLEYTDEELKLLKTFNLITAKPVLYAANVDEEFLADPSSNEFVKIVKEHASKDNSEVIVVCGKIEEEISVLEEEEKKEFLQELGLKESGLDKLIRASYQLLGLISFFTTGPIESKAWTIKKGTKAPQAAGKIHSDIERGFIRAEVSSYDDVVEYKTMNAVKEKGLMRLEGKDYIMKDGDIVLFRFNV encoded by the coding sequence ATGAAATTAGGTATAGTAGGACTTCCTAATGTAGGTAAAAGCACATTATTTAACGCAATAACATCAGCAGGAGCAGAATCAGCAAATTATCCATTTTGTACAATAGAACCAAATGTAGGCATGGTTAGCGTTCCTGATAATAGATTAGACTTTTTAACTAAAATGAGCAATTCGGGTAAAACAGTACCTGCAGTTATTGAATTTTTTGATATAGCCGGATTAGTTAAAGGAGCAAGTAAAGGTGAAGGACTTGGAAACAAATTTTTATCTCATATAAGAGAAGTTGAAGCTGTTGTTCACGTAGTTAGATGTTTTGAAGATGAAAATGTAATACATGTTGAAAGCACAGTAGATCCCAAACGTGATATAGAAATAATAGAATTAGAACTTATTTTAGCTGATTTAGAAGTAATGAGCAAAAGACTAGAAAGATTAAACAAATTAGTCAAAAATGATAAATCTTTGAAACCTGAATTAGAATTAGTACAAAAATTAGTTGATGCTTTGGAAATGGAAAAATCAGCTCGTTACTTAGAATACACTGACGAGGAATTGAAACTTCTAAAAACATTTAATTTAATTACAGCTAAGCCAGTACTATATGCTGCAAATGTTGATGAGGAATTTTTAGCAGATCCCTCATCTAATGAATTCGTAAAAATAGTTAAAGAACATGCTTCTAAAGATAATTCAGAAGTTATTGTAGTTTGCGGTAAAATTGAAGAAGAAATTTCAGTTCTTGAAGAAGAAGAAAAAAAGGAATTTTTACAAGAACTTGGACTTAAAGAATCAGGCCTTGATAAACTAATTAGAGCTAGCTATCAACTGTTAGGATTAATAAGCTTCTTTACTACAGGTCCTATAGAGTCAAAAGCTTGGACTATTAAAAAAGGAACTAAAGCTCCACAAGCAGCAGGTAAAATCCACAGTGATATTGAAAGAGGATTCATAAGAGCAGAAGTATCATCCTATGATGATGTTGTTGAATATAAAACAATGAACGCAGTAAAAGAAAAAGGTTTAATGCGCCTTGAAGGTAAAGATTATATAATGAAAGACGGAGACATTGTATTATTTAGGTTCAATGTTTAA
- a CDS encoding AraC family transcriptional regulator produces MHAWEAIQKAVDFIEENLQEEISTETLAEIVSLSPFYFQRLFKRLVNKSVQEYIKLRRLSKAIETFNTNENRIIDVALDYGFSSHANFTRAFKETYGITPEEYKKSRPMMNTVTKPEISMNYILIDEGVPLIVGDIVLEIQRKNVTTSEKYIGFTADVNIAEQTPVGESTGIDVPGQLWVKFHKEKMALSNFIDFDIELGMSYMAEPEKGIFQYFAGAYLQNELHDTSNFIIQELPKGEYIICKIEAESFELLVKEALDKAGKYLFGTWLPKHQLTTEPFSAEKYYTNCDNGYCMEIWVKPIQENR; encoded by the coding sequence ATGCACGCATGGGAAGCAATTCAAAAAGCTGTAGATTTTATTGAAGAAAATTTGCAGGAAGAAATCAGCACTGAAACGTTAGCTGAAATAGTTTCTCTATCACCATTTTATTTTCAAAGATTATTTAAGAGACTGGTCAATAAGTCGGTGCAGGAATACATTAAATTGCGTCGTTTATCAAAAGCAATCGAAACATTCAATACAAATGAGAACCGGATTATAGACGTTGCATTAGACTATGGATTTTCCAGTCATGCAAACTTTACACGCGCTTTTAAGGAAACTTATGGAATTACACCAGAGGAATATAAAAAAAGCCGTCCAATGATGAATACTGTTACAAAACCGGAAATCTCTATGAATTACATTTTGATTGATGAAGGAGTTCCGCTTATTGTCGGGGATATTGTGTTAGAAATTCAAAGAAAGAATGTAACAACTTCTGAAAAATATATTGGATTTACTGCTGATGTAAATATCGCGGAACAGACCCCTGTCGGTGAAAGTACGGGTATTGATGTTCCGGGGCAACTTTGGGTAAAATTTCATAAAGAAAAAATGGCACTTTCTAATTTCATAGACTTTGATATTGAATTAGGAATGTCCTATATGGCTGAACCCGAGAAAGGGATATTTCAGTATTTTGCAGGAGCATACTTACAAAATGAGTTACACGATACAAGCAATTTTATAATTCAAGAACTACCCAAAGGTGAATATATCATTTGTAAAATAGAAGCAGAAAGTTTTGAATTGCTTGTAAAAGAAGCGTTAGACAAAGCGGGTAAATATCTGTTTGGTACATGGCTACCAAAACACCAACTTACTACTGAACCGTTTTCAGCAGAAAAGTATTATACAAATTGTGATAACGGGTATTGCATGGAAATATGGGTAAAGCCAATACAAGAAAATAGATAG
- a CDS encoding single-stranded DNA-binding protein — protein sequence MIDKQMQSNYIRVVGIINSNLEFSHEVFGEKFYEFYLEVPRLSETKDLLPVIISERIINDIDMDIGNNIVIDGQFRSYNRYEDTSNKLLLRVFVRDINVPSEEELEELQRHPNEAFLNGYLCKETKYRTTPFGREITDMLIAVNRSYNKSDYIPCIAWGRNARYCEKLEVGDHVKIWGRIQSRKYQKRNRNDQYETKTAYEVSITKLEHIKTDNNRKKDDNEFLEL from the coding sequence ATGATTGATAAACAGATGCAGTCAAATTATATTAGAGTTGTTGGAATAATAAACAGTAATTTAGAATTCAGCCACGAAGTATTTGGAGAAAAATTTTATGAATTCTATTTAGAAGTACCAAGATTAAGTGAGACAAAGGATTTGCTGCCTGTTATAATATCGGAGAGGATTATTAATGATATCGATATGGACATCGGAAATAATATTGTTATAGATGGTCAGTTCCGATCTTATAATAGATATGAGGACACAAGTAATAAATTGCTATTAAGGGTATTTGTGAGAGATATTAATGTTCCTAGTGAAGAAGAGTTGGAAGAATTACAGAGACATCCTAATGAAGCCTTTCTAAACGGATATTTGTGTAAAGAAACGAAGTATAGAACTACTCCTTTTGGAAGGGAAATAACTGATATGCTTATTGCAGTTAATAGGTCCTATAACAAATCGGATTATATACCATGTATAGCATGGGGTAGGAATGCAAGATATTGCGAAAAGCTAGAAGTAGGAGATCATGTTAAAATTTGGGGCAGAATACAAAGCAGAAAATATCAAAAAAGAAATAGAAATGATCAATATGAAACTAAAACAGCTTATGAAGTATCCATAACGAAATTAGAACACATAAAAACGGACAATAACAGAAAAAAAGACGATAATGAATTTCTTGAATTGTAA
- a CDS encoding DNA topoisomerase III, producing MILVLAEKPSVGKDIGRVLGCNKKQNGYVEGNKYIVTWALGHLVELAEPEKYNSNYTKWNLDDLPIIPNQMKTEIIKKTGKQFKTVKGLLNRNDVNEIVIATDAGREGELVARWIIEKSNVKKPIKRLWISSVTDKAIKDGFNKLKDGRLYENLYQAALARAEADWIVGINATRALTSKYNAQLSCGRVQTPTIAMIKSLEDEIRDFKPSKYFGIEALTKDFKFIWKDKNNNTRTFNKEKCNKIRNTIKNNNLIITNIIRKKDKTFAPLLYDLTELQRDASNKFGYSAKETLSTMQTLYERHKVLTYPRTDSRYISDDIVETLKDRVKACSVGPYTKYGYKISSQSIKGSKHFVNNNKVSDHHAIIPTEQTVFLGDLSDKERKIYDLVVKRFLAVLSKPYEFEKISIVGKIGDEIFETKGKVTLSKGWKEIYGYYEDEDVLDDFPLDILNTLENGSKLKVASVNLTSGETKPPTRFTEASLLSAMENPIKFMKNSDSNLKKTIGETGGLGTVATRADIIEKLFNSYVLEKRDKFIYTTSKGKQLLDLAPVDLKSPELTAEWEQKLNKISKGNLNKNSFINEMKDYTKKIIREIISSEKNFIHDNETKSKCPDCGSYLLEVNGKKGIMLVCQNRECNYKRRISQISNARCPNCHKKLELRGEGEGKIFVCKCGYREKLSAFNKRKENEKTAISKKEASKFLAKQNNDKNESINTALADALAKLKL from the coding sequence ATGATATTAGTTTTAGCAGAAAAACCATCAGTAGGTAAAGATATAGGAAGAGTATTAGGATGCAATAAAAAGCAAAATGGTTATGTAGAGGGAAATAAATACATTGTTACTTGGGCACTCGGTCATTTAGTTGAATTAGCAGAACCTGAAAAATATAATTCTAATTATACAAAATGGAATTTAGATGATTTGCCAATTATTCCAAACCAAATGAAGACGGAAATAATTAAGAAAACTGGAAAACAATTTAAAACAGTTAAAGGTTTATTGAATAGAAATGATGTTAATGAAATTGTAATAGCAACTGATGCAGGAAGAGAAGGAGAACTTGTAGCTAGATGGATAATAGAAAAGTCAAATGTAAAGAAGCCTATAAAAAGACTTTGGATATCTTCTGTAACAGATAAGGCTATTAAGGATGGATTTAATAAATTAAAGGACGGAAGACTTTATGAAAATTTATATCAAGCAGCTTTAGCTAGAGCAGAAGCTGACTGGATAGTTGGAATAAATGCTACAAGAGCTTTAACTTCTAAATACAATGCCCAACTGTCATGTGGAAGAGTTCAAACACCTACCATTGCAATGATTAAATCATTAGAAGATGAAATTCGAGATTTTAAACCATCTAAATATTTTGGTATTGAAGCATTAACAAAGGATTTTAAATTCATCTGGAAGGATAAAAATAATAATACAAGAACTTTTAACAAAGAAAAATGTAATAAGATAAGGAATACAATAAAAAATAATAATTTAATTATTACAAACATAATTAGAAAAAAAGATAAAACCTTTGCTCCCCTTTTATATGATTTAACTGAATTACAAAGGGATGCAAGTAATAAGTTTGGATATTCAGCAAAAGAAACTTTATCAACAATGCAAACTTTATATGAACGTCATAAAGTATTAACGTATCCTCGAACTGATTCAAGGTATATAAGTGATGATATTGTTGAAACTCTAAAAGATAGGGTGAAAGCTTGTAGTGTTGGTCCCTATACTAAATATGGTTATAAAATAAGTTCTCAATCAATTAAAGGAAGTAAACACTTTGTTAATAATAATAAAGTTTCAGATCATCATGCAATTATTCCTACAGAACAAACTGTATTTCTAGGGGATTTATCAGATAAAGAAAGGAAGATTTATGATTTAGTAGTAAAAAGATTTTTAGCAGTATTGTCAAAACCTTATGAATTTGAAAAAATATCAATAGTAGGTAAAATAGGTGATGAAATTTTTGAAACAAAAGGAAAAGTAACTTTATCTAAAGGGTGGAAAGAAATATATGGTTACTATGAAGATGAAGATGTTTTAGATGATTTTCCTTTAGATATTTTAAATACATTAGAAAATGGTAGTAAGTTAAAAGTAGCTTCTGTTAACTTAACTAGTGGTGAAACTAAGCCACCTACAAGATTTACTGAAGCAAGTCTTTTATCTGCGATGGAAAATCCAATTAAGTTTATGAAAAACTCAGATAGCAATTTGAAAAAGACTATTGGAGAAACTGGTGGGTTAGGAACAGTAGCAACTAGGGCAGATATTATAGAAAAATTATTTAATAGCTATGTTTTAGAAAAAAGGGATAAATTTATTTATACTACATCAAAGGGAAAACAGCTTTTAGATTTAGCTCCAGTTGATTTAAAGTCACCTGAATTAACAGCTGAATGGGAGCAAAAATTAAATAAAATTTCAAAGGGCAATCTTAATAAAAATAGCTTTATTAATGAAATGAAAGATTATACTAAAAAAATTATTAGAGAAATTATAAGTAGTGAAAAAAATTTTATTCATGATAATGAAACTAAGTCTAAATGCCCTGATTGTGGAAGCTATTTATTAGAGGTTAATGGAAAAAAAGGGATTATGTTAGTTTGTCAAAACAGAGAGTGTAATTATAAAAGAAGAATTTCACAAATATCAAATGCAAGATGCCCTAATTGTCATAAGAAACTTGAACTTAGAGGAGAGGGCGAAGGTAAAATATTTGTTTGTAAATGTGGATATAGAGAAAAACTATCAGCTTTTAATAAAAGAAAAGAAAATGAAAAAACTGCAATTTCCAAAAAAGAAGCATCTAAATTTTTAGCTAAACAAAATAACGATAAAAACGAAAGTATTAATACTGCATTGGCAGATGCTTTAGCAAAATTAAAACTTTAA
- a CDS encoding DNA-3-methyladenine glycosylase family protein — MNITEINNGLILENVKDFNVTHIFDCGQCFRWNKEDNGSYTGVVKNKVINVSQNGSNIIFKNINIDDYENIIKSYFDIDTDYSDIKKSINKDDIMGKAIKYGEGIRILNQDEWETMISFMISANNRIPMIKKVIENLSKNFGEYICTYKNKEYYQFPTPKRLSESSLEKIKDCKAGFRSERIKEAAIRFLNEKDIIYDLKNRSYDEGLEYLKTYKGIGDKVANCILLFSMKQFYTFPVDVWVRRVMQTLYVDKNTSDKEIRQFAENKFGKLSGYAQQYLFYYARELAIGK, encoded by the coding sequence ATGAATATTACAGAAATTAATAATGGGCTAATTTTAGAAAATGTTAAAGATTTTAATGTAACTCATATATTTGATTGTGGACAATGTTTTAGATGGAATAAAGAAGATAATGGTAGTTATACTGGCGTTGTAAAAAACAAAGTAATAAATGTTTCTCAAAATGGTTCTAACATTATTTTTAAAAATATAAATATTGATGATTATGAAAATATTATTAAAAGTTACTTTGATATAGATACTGACTATTCTGATATAAAAAAAAGTATCAATAAAGATGATATTATGGGAAAAGCAATAAAATATGGAGAAGGTATCAGAATTTTAAATCAAGATGAATGGGAAACGATGATCTCTTTTATGATTTCTGCAAACAATAGAATTCCTATGATTAAAAAGGTTATAGAAAATTTGAGTAAAAACTTTGGAGAATATATTTGCACATATAAGAATAAAGAGTATTACCAATTTCCTACACCTAAAAGATTATCAGAATCGTCATTGGAAAAAATAAAGGATTGTAAGGCAGGATTTCGTTCAGAGCGTATAAAAGAAGCAGCAATAAGGTTTCTTAATGAAAAGGATATTATATATGATTTGAAAAATAGAAGCTACGATGAAGGTCTAGAATATTTAAAGACATATAAAGGGATTGGAGACAAGGTTGCAAATTGCATATTATTGTTTTCAATGAAACAATTTTATACATTTCCTGTAGATGTTTGGGTTCGAAGGGTAATGCAAACATTATATGTAGATAAGAATACAAGTGATAAAGAAATAAGACAGTTTGCAGAAAATAAATTTGGTAAACTGTCAGGATATGCACAACAATATCTTTTTTATTACGCTAGGGAACTAGCAATAGGCAAATAA
- a CDS encoding transcription repressor NadR — MTAQERRKEIEKLLKKSTESISATTLAKKFSVSRQIIVGDIALLRAAGLKISATPRGYIMNSTIENTDLIFTIACNHSKEDTAKELYTIVDNGGTILDVTVEHPIYGEIIGELRISSRYDVDLFLKKTDNYKAQPLNKLTGGIHLHRIKCNNKEVMERIVHELKKEKILLN; from the coding sequence ATGACAGCTCAAGAACGACGAAAAGAAATTGAAAAATTACTAAAAAAATCAACAGAATCAATATCAGCTACAACTCTAGCTAAAAAATTTTCTGTTAGTCGTCAAATAATAGTTGGGGATATTGCATTGTTGAGAGCAGCAGGTTTGAAAATTTCTGCAACTCCTAGAGGTTATATTATGAATTCTACTATAGAAAATACGGATTTGATATTTACCATTGCTTGTAATCATAGTAAGGAAGATACAGCAAAGGAGCTATATACGATAGTAGACAATGGTGGTACTATACTTGATGTTACAGTTGAACATCCTATATATGGAGAAATAATTGGTGAATTAAGAATTTCATCTAGATATGATGTGGATTTATTTTTGAAAAAAACTGATAATTATAAAGCACAGCCACTAAATAAATTAACAGGCGGTATTCACTTACACAGGATTAAATGTAATAATAAAGAAGTCATGGAAAGAATAGTACATGAACTTAAAAAGGAAAAGATATTATTAAATTAA
- a CDS encoding restriction endonuclease: MTKDKNTRKIFIEETLGTRKYLSYRADLIMYKLLLCIFVFFVIVFISSDLILSLLIVTQVFIIFTLINKLNINRKLKEGEVLAIKKIKKEYVTKKLKEIDIESYENLIKFFFEKEGYSNIKRIGKYVYSVELDNITYCIKMFNMYEGAQVEKLDIRSFAGTMSKNKIKNGYIVTANELSEESIEIINDLKDNLNIVIVDLDLIIEKLEKYKILPEKKFFYKKISELKYTEKSKKIIKNNTFNSKKIIIYIFAATFFYINSRLLPYNSVSLFISFYFLLLAIISFALYLIDKYKLGRKLPSTSISSGDN; the protein is encoded by the coding sequence ATGACTAAAGATAAAAATACAAGAAAAATTTTTATTGAAGAAACATTAGGAACTAGAAAGTATTTAAGTTATAGAGCTGATTTAATAATGTATAAATTATTACTTTGTATATTTGTATTTTTTGTGATAGTTTTTATTTCATCAGATTTAATTTTATCACTTTTAATTGTTACACAAGTATTTATTATTTTTACTTTAATTAACAAGTTGAATATTAATCGCAAATTAAAAGAAGGAGAAGTTTTAGCAATAAAAAAAATAAAGAAAGAATATGTTACTAAGAAATTAAAAGAAATAGATATAGAAAGTTATGAAAATCTTATTAAATTCTTTTTCGAGAAAGAAGGGTATTCAAATATAAAGAGAATTGGTAAGTATGTATATTCAGTTGAACTTGATAATATAACTTATTGTATAAAAATGTTTAATATGTATGAAGGAGCACAAGTGGAAAAACTTGATATAAGAAGTTTTGCAGGGACTATGAGCAAAAATAAAATAAAAAATGGCTATATAGTAACTGCAAATGAACTTTCGGAAGAATCAATAGAAATAATTAATGATTTAAAAGATAATTTGAATATTGTTATAGTAGATTTAGATTTAATTATTGAAAAATTAGAAAAATATAAAATACTACCTGAAAAGAAATTTTTTTATAAAAAAATTTCTGAATTAAAGTATACTGAGAAAAGTAAAAAAATAATAAAAAATAATACATTTAATAGTAAAAAAATAATTATATACATTTTTGCTGCAACTTTTTTTTACATAAATTCGAGACTTTTACCATATAATTCAGTTTCATTGTTTATTTCATTTTATTTTTTATTATTAGCTATTATTAGTTTTGCTTTGTATCTAATTGATAAATACAAATTAGGTAGAAAATTGCCATCAACCTCTATAAGTTCAGGTGACAATTAA
- the pduL gene encoding phosphate propanoyltransferase, translated as MNFQVTVGLSNKHVHLSKEHINILFGNGHELTSIKELSQPGQFACDEKVDVVGPKRTIKGVRILGPARKESQVEISYSDGFTLGLKDVPLRDSGKLEGTPGVKLVGPKGEVELEKGVIIASRHLHMHTSDAEKFGLKDKDIVKVKVSGPRGLTFDNVLVRVNEAYALDLHVDVEEGNAAGLTNGQVVEVIV; from the coding sequence ATGAACTTTCAAGTAACTGTAGGATTATCAAACAAACATGTTCACTTAAGTAAAGAACATATAAATATTTTATTTGGCAATGGACACGAATTAACATCAATTAAGGAATTAAGTCAACCTGGACAATTTGCTTGTGATGAAAAAGTTGATGTTGTAGGACCTAAGAGAACTATTAAAGGTGTAAGAATACTTGGACCTGCAAGAAAAGAATCACAAGTTGAAATATCATATTCTGATGGATTTACATTAGGATTAAAAGATGTACCATTAAGAGATTCAGGTAAATTAGAAGGAACTCCAGGAGTGAAGTTAGTAGGGCCAAAAGGAGAAGTAGAATTAGAAAAGGGTGTAATTATTGCTTCAAGACATTTACATATGCATACTTCAGATGCAGAGAAATTTGGATTGAAAGATAAAGATATAGTTAAGGTAAAAGTGAGCGGTCCAAGGGGATTAACTTTCGATAATGTATTAGTAAGAGTTAATGAAGCTTATGCTTTAGATTTGCATGTTGATGTTGAGGAAGGAAATGCTGCAGGACTTACAAACGGTCAGGTAGTTGAAGTTATAGTATAG